One part of the Sander vitreus isolate 19-12246 chromosome 10, sanVit1, whole genome shotgun sequence genome encodes these proteins:
- the LOC144524943 gene encoding protocadherin alpha-3-like translates to MKQRGQEAWRQRPNLIAVLFLLLFFRVASAQLRYSIAEELKEGSFVGNIAKDLGIDLNLMKQRGFRIMSGSTEPLFKVNENDGILYANHKIDREEVCKESSVCLINLKTVLENPLEVHYVTVEITDLNDHSPTFPEKTKRLEISESALPGARYQLQNAHDPDGGTNSVQQYKISQNDHFRLEIKDRGRDGKTPILQLQRQLDREAKRSHKLVLTAIDGGNPTKTGTVEIYIDVLDVNDNMPVFTKDTYSAVLQENAPAGTTVIQVNATDLDDGPNGEVVYSFGSDVKGKIRELFDIDSVTGEIIVKGRVDFEEQDSYDIDIQASDKGSIPFRTDKSVIIKIGDTNDNPPEIEVASLSSAVSEDSRPGTTVALISITDLDSALNGKIISYVAEDSPFTLTPSIQDNMFAVVTKSHLDREQQSRYDITIIAKDAGEPALTSEKTISVFVSDTNDNSPMFSVSPYSFYIIENNLPGASLFSVRASDRDEGDNALISYHILRNADYENKVTSFLNINSETGDILGLKSFDFETLKTFQFQVVATDSGTPSLSSNVTVNVFILDQNDNAPVILYPVSSNGSAEGVEEIPRNVNAGHLVTKVRAYDADIGYNGWLLFSLQEVTDHSLFGLDRYTGQIRTLRSFTETDEAEHKLVILVKDNGNVSLSATATVLVKVVEPKEAFAASDVKSATKNEEENNVTFYLMITLGSVSTLFLISIIVLIAMQCSKTTDYTSKYLQETNYDGTLCHSIQYRSGDKRYMLVGPRMSIGSTIVPGSHANTLMVPDRRPASEEVRSIVCSFCPIMF, encoded by the coding sequence atgaaacaaagaGGACAGGAGGCATGGCGACAGCGACCGAATTTAATCgccgttttgtttttgcttttatttttcagagTAGCCTCAGCACAGTTGAGATACTCTATAGCTGAAGAGCTCAAAGAGGGAAGTTTTGTTGGAAATATAGCTAAAGATTTGGGAATTGACCTGAATTTAATGAAGCAGAGGGGATTTCGTATTATGTCCGGCTCGACTGAACCTCTTTTCAAGGTAAATGAGAATGACGGGATCCTTTATGCGAACCATAAAATAGACCGGGAGGAAGTATGTAAGGAGAGCAGTGTATGTTTAATTAACCTTAAAACTGTTCTCGAAAACCCACTAGAAGTTCATTATGTCACCGTGGAGATAACAGATTTAAACGACCACTCTCCCACATttccagagaaaacaaagaGGCTAGAGATCTCAGAGTCTGCGTTGCCAGGGGCACGATATCAGTTGCAAAATGCACACGACCCGGATGGTGGAACAAACTCCGTCCAACAGTATAAAATCAGTCAGAATGATCATTTTCGTTTAGAGATTAAGGACCGCGGCAGAGATGGTAAAACTCCAATTTTACAATTACAGAGGCAGCTTGACAGAGAGGCCAAACGTAGTCATAAATTGGTGTTGACTGCTATAGATGGCGGAAATCCCACAAAAACAGGCACAGTTGAAATATACATAGATGTTCTAGATGTTAATGACAATATGCCAGTCTTCACCAAAGACACATATTCCGCCGTGCTACAAGAGAACGCCCCAGCTGGCACAACAGTCATCCAAGTTAACGCAACAGATCTGGACGACGGTCCCAATGGGGAAGTGGTTTATTCATTCGGCAGTGATGTAAAAGGTAAAATTCGAGAGCTGTTTGATATCGATTCTGTTACTGGGGAGATAATTGTGAAAGGTCGTGTAGACTTTGAGGAACAGGACAGCTATGACATTGATATACAGGCATCTGACAAGGGAAGCATTCCATTCAGAACAGATAAAAGTGTCATCATTAAAATTGGAGATACGAACGATAATCCTCCTGAAATAGAAGTGGCATCGTTGTCAAGTGCAGTTTCAGAGGACTCTAGACCCGGAACAACCGTAGCGCTTATCAGCATTACTGATTTAGACTCTGCATTGAATGGCAAAATAATCAGCTATGTAGCCGAAGACAGCCCGTTTACATTAACCCCTTCAATACAAGATAACATGTTCGCTGTTGTCACTAAGTCACATCTTGACAGGGAACAGCAATCAAGATATGATATTACAATAATCGCTAAAGACGCAGGTGAACCAGCCTTAACATCCGAAAAGACTATAAGTGTGTTTGTATCAGATACTAATGACAATAGTCCCATGTTTTCTGTGAGCCCCTATAGTTTTTACATCATCGAAAATAACCTCCCAGGGGCCTCTTTGTTTTCTGTAAGAGCCTCTGATCGTGACGAGGGAGATAATGCGCTTATTTCATATCATATTCTCAGGAATGCAGATTATGAAAATAAAGTCACATCATTTCTTAACATCAACTCTGAAACTGGAGATATTTTGGGACTAAAAAGTTTTGACTTTGAAACACTGAAGACTTTCCAGTTCCAAGTTGTTGCCACAGATTCTGGAACTCCGTCACTAAGTAGCAACGTCACAGTGAACGTGTTCATTCTGGATCAGAACGACAACGCTCCAGTCATCCTGTATCCAGTCAGCTCTAACGGTTCTGCTGAAGGTGTGGAGGAGATTCCCCGCAATGTGAACGCAGGACACTTGGTGACTAAAGTCAGAGCCTATGACGCTGATATAGGATATAACGGCTGGTTactgttttcactgcaggaaGTTACTGACCACAGTCTCTTTGGTTTGGACCGCTATACAGGACAGATCAGAACACTTCGCTCATTCACAGAGACAGACGAGGCTGAGCATAAACTGGTCATACTGGTGAAAGACAATGGGAACGTTTCACTCTCAGCAACAGCTACTGTGCTTGTCAAAGTTGTGGAGCCCAAAGAGGCTTTTGCTGCTTCTGATGTTAAAAGTGCAACAAAGAATGAGGAGGAGaataatgtgactttttaccTGATGATAACTTTGGGCTCagtttcaacactttttctcaTCAGTATCATCGTGCTGATTGCAATGCAGTGCTCCAAAACCACAGACTATACTTCTAAATATCTACAAGAGACTAATTATGATGGGACACTGTGTCACAGCATCCAGTACAGATCTGGAGACAAACGGTACATGCTAGTAGGACCCAGAATGAGTATAGGATCTACTATAGTCCCGGGCAGCCATGCAAATACTCTTATGGTCCCAGACAGGAGGCCTGCGTCTGAAGAGGTAAGATCAATAGTTTGTTCGTTCTGTCCTATAATGTTTTAG
- the LOC144524942 gene encoding protocadherin alpha-7-like yields the protein MEQRRRQTWSKRTKWVAYMIILVTFWSRASGQFRYSISEEEKEGTAVGNIAKDVGVDKTTLKDRGYRIVYGTTEPPFRVNQDDGILYVNRKIDREEVCDRSKVCLIDFKVVLENPLEVHYVAVEILDVNDHSPSFPEREKSLEISESALPGARFQLQAARDADSGSLSVQQYKLSLNEHFRLEVKDRGEDRKTPSLILQKPLDRESAKTHALLLTAIDGGNPPRSGNMKIIVDVSDVNDNPPVFTQDSYTVQLKENSPFGTTVIQVNATDLDEGSNGEVVYSFGNDVDTRARSRFDLNPVTGVITVAGAIDFEECSRYEIDIQASDKGAATLATEKSVIIHIVDVNDNAPEIEVTSFSRALPEDSKPGTTVALISVKDSDSGLNGKVMCYISQDIPFMLTPSLQNNMYSLVTKLLLDREQQSQYIVTIVGKDAGAPSLSSEKTIHMDVSDVNDNNPVFSQNPYTFYITENNNPGASILSLTARDDDEGSNARISYHILRDTGGTHLFTSFLNVNSENGEILALKGFDFETLKTFQFQVVATDSGTPSLSSNVTVNVFILDQNDNAPVILYPVSSNGSAEGVEEIPRNVNAGHLVTKVRAYDADIGYNGWLLFSLQEVTDHSLFGLDRYTGQIRTLRSFTETDEAEHKLVILVKDNGNVSLSATATVLVKVVEPKEAFAASDVKSVTKNEEENNVTFYLMITLGSVSTLFLISIIVLIAMQCSKTTDYTSKYLQETNYDGTLCHSIQYRSGDKRYMLVGPRMSIGSTIVPGSHANTLVLPDRRGTSGEVRLICGDEC from the exons ATGGAACAAAGACGCCGCCAAACATGGAGTAAGCGGACAAAGTGGGTTGCCTATATGATTATTTTGGTTACGTTTTGGAGCAGAGCTTCAGGACAATTCCGATATTCCATCTccgaggaagagaaagaaggaacTGCTGTTGGAAATATAGCTAAGGATGTAGGTGTTGATAAGACCACACTGAAGGACAGAGGGTACCGTATTGTCTACGGCACGACGGAGCCTCCTTTTCGAGTAAACCAGGATGATGGTATCTTGTATGTAAACCGGAAAATTGACAGAGAGGAAGTGTGCGACCGAAGTAAGGTTTGTCTAATCGACTTTAAAGTTGTGTTAGAAAACCCCCTGGAGGTGCACTATGTAGCAGTGGAGATTCTGGATGTAAACGACCACTCACCAAGCTTCCCCGAAAGAGAAAAGAGTTTAGAAATTTCTGAATCTGCATTAccaggagcaagattccagttACAAGCTGCGCGTGATGCTGATAGTGGTTCATTATCCGTTCAGCAGTATAAGTTAAGTCTGAATGAACATTTTCGCTTGGAAGTGAAAGATCGTGGTGAGGACCGTAAAACTCCTAGTTTAATTCTTCAAAAACCACTTGATAGAGAATCTGCCAAGACCCATGCATTACTTCTGACAGCCATTGATGGAGGTAACCCTCCACGATCCGGTaacatgaaaataattgttgatGTTTCCGATGTCAATGATAACCCCCCAGTTTTCACCCAGGATTCATATACAGTGCAGCTAAAAGAAAATTCTCCTTTTGGTACAACTGTGATCCAAGTTAATGCAACTGATTTGGATGAAGGTTCAAATGGTGAAGTTGTATATTCATTTGGAAATGATGTGGATACACGGGCACGTTCACGTTTTGATTTAAATCCAGTGACTGGAGTAATTACTGTAGCAGGGGCCATAGATTTTGAAGAATGTAGCAGATACGAAATTGATATCCAGGCATCCGACAAAGGTGCGGCTACACTAGCTACGGAAAAAAGCGTTATTATACACATTGTTGATGTAAACGACAATGCACCAGAGATTGAGGTGACATCTTTTTCTCGTGCGCTCCCGGAAGATTCGAAACCAGGAACCACAGTAGCCTTAATTAGTGTTAAGGATTCGGACTCTGGTCTCAACGGAAAAGTTATGTGTTACATAAGCCAAGATATTCCTTTCATGCTCACTCCATCTTTACAAAATAACATGTATTCTCTGGTAACAAAATTGCTTTTGGATCGAGAGCAGCAATCGCAATATATTGTCACAATTGTAGGTAAAGACGCAGGTGCACCATCTTTATCATCAGAAAAGACTATTCACATGGATGTGTCAGATGTGAATGACAACAACCCAGTGTTTTCACAGAACCCATACACTTTCTACATAACAGAAAATAACAACCCGGGCGCATCTATTTTATCACTGACAGCCCGTGATGATGACGAGGGCAGTAATGCTCGTATTTCATATCATATATTAAGGGACACAGGCGGAACCCATTTGTTTACCTCTTTTCTAAATGTTAACAGTGAAAATGGAGAAATTTTAGCGCTAAAAGGTTTTGACTTTGAAACACTGAAGACTTTCCAGTTCCAAGTTGTTGCCACAGATTCTGGAACTCCGTCACTAAGTAGCAACGTCACAGTGAACGTGTTCATTCTGGATCAGAACGACAACGCTCCAGTCATCCTGTATCCAGTCAGCTCTAACGGTTCTGCTGAAGGTGTGGAGGAGATTCCCCGCAATGTGAACGCAGGACACTTGGTGACTAAAGTCAGAGCCTATGACGCTGATATAGGATATAACGGCTGGTTactgttttcactgcaggaaGTTACTGACCACAGTCTCTTTGGTTTGGACCGCTATACAGGACAGATCAGAACACTTCGCTCATTCACAGAGACAGACGAGGCTGAGCATAAACTGGTCATACTGGTGAAAGACAATGGGAACGTTTCACTCTCAGCAACAGCTACTGTGCTTGTCAAAGTTGTGGAGCCCAAAGAGGCTTTTGCTGCTTCTGATGTTAAAAGTGTAACAAAGAATGAGGAGGAGaataatgtgactttttaccTGATGATAACTTTGGGCTCagtttcaacactttttctcaTCAGTATCATCGTGCTGATTGCAATGCAGTGCTCCAAAACCACAGACTATACTTCTAAATATCTACAAGAGACTAATTATGATGGGACACTGTGTCACAGCATCCAGTACAGATCTGGAGACAAACGGTACATGCTAGTAGGACCCAGAATGAGTATAGGATCTACTATAGTCCCGGGCAGCCATGCGAATACACTAGTGCTCCCTGACAGGAGAGGGACATCTGGAGAGGTAAGATtaat CTGTGGTGATGAGTGTTAG
- the LOC144524941 gene encoding protocadherin alpha-3-like, translating into MEQRGRKAWRELQFWFAFMLILAISWSGASAQIRYSVSEEVQDETVVGNIAKDLGLDKSTLKDRGYRIVAGSTEPLFQVNQDNGILYVKRRLDREEVCERTSPCLINLKTVLENPLEIHYVAVEILDINDHSPVFPEKEKRLEISESALPGARFQLQAARDPDVSQFSIQQYRLSHNEYFRLEVKDRGEDRKVPFLVLQKQLDRETVGKLKLRLTAVDGGKPVKSGAIEIIVDVLDVNDNSPVFTKEFYSATLKENVPVGTVVIQVNATDLDEGANSEIIYSFGNEVDTKLMDVFSIDENTGEIKVTGKIDFEECKSYEIDIQASDKGQVPLTTDKSVIINVIDVNDNAPEIEVTSFSSSIKEDSKIGTTVALISVSDLDSGINGKVICTIKEEVPFTLSPSLQENMYAVVTRSQLDREIVSQFDVTIIAKDTGDPLFSTEKTISVVVSDVNDNSPEFSSSPYVFYITENNSPGASVFSVKASDRDESDNALISYHIFREASGDDTLISFLNINSETGDILALKGFDFETLKTFQFQVVATDSGTPSLSSNVTVNVFILDQNDNAPVILYPVSSNGSAEGVEEIPRNVNAGHLVTKVRAYDADIGYNGWLLFSLQEVTDHSLFGLDRYTGQIRTLRSFTETDEAEHKLVILVKDNGNVSLSATATVLVKVVEPKEAFAASDVKSATKNEEENNVTFYLMITLGSVSTLFLISIIVLIAMQCSKTTDYTSKYLQETNYDGTLCHSIQYRSGDKRYMLVGPRMSIGSTIVPGSHANTLVLPDRRGASGEVRSTV; encoded by the coding sequence ATGGAACAAAGAGGACGCAAAGCATGGAGGGAGCTACAGTTTTGGTTTGCCTTCATGCTTATTCTGGCTATTTCATGGAGCGGAGCTTCTGCACAGATCAGATATTCAGTATCAGAGGAGGTTCAAGATGAAACCGTCGTCGGGAATATAGCTAAGGATTTGGGGCTAGATAAGAGTACACTAAAGGACAGAGGATATCGCATTGTAGCAGGCTCAACTGAACCCCTGTTTCAAGTGAATCAAGATAACGGTATATTGTATGTGAAAAGAAGATTAGACAGAGAGGAGGTGTGCGAACGGACAAGCCCATGTTTGATCAATCTGAAAACCGTGCTAGAAAACCCGCTGGAGATCCATTACGTGGCAGTGGAAATACTGGATATAAATGATCACTCGCCTGTTTttccagagaaagagaaaaggcttGAGATCTCTGAGTCGGCCTTACCAGGAGCGAGATTTCAACTACAGGCTGCGCGCGACCCCGACGTAAGCCAGTTCTCCATTCAACAATATAGGCTTAGCCATAACGAATATTTTAGATTAGAAGTGAAGGATAGAGGCGAGGACCGTAAAGTACCATTTTTAGTTCTGCAGAAGCAGTTAGATAGAGAAACAGTGGGAAAACTTAAGCTACGTCTAACAGCCGTTGATGGAGGAAAACCAGTAAAGTCTGGCGCTATAGAAATTATTGTGGATGTACTTGATGTTAATGACAACTCCCCGGTGTTTACCAAAGAGTTTTATTCTGCCACACTCAAAGAAAACGTTCCCGTTGGTACTGTAGTGATACAGGTAAATGCAACAGATTTGGACGAGGGTGCAAATAGTGAAATCATATATTCATTTGGTAACGAAGTTGATACAAAATTAATGGATGTCTTCAGTATAGACGAAAACACTGGTGAAATTAAAGTAACCGGTAAGATAGACTTCGAGGAATGTAAAAGTTATGAAATTGACATTCAGGCGTCTGATAAGGGACAAGTTCCTCTAACAACTGACAAAAGTGTTATAATAAATGTTATTGATGTTAATGATAATGCACCTGAGATAGAAGTGACATCATTTTCTAGCTCTATCAAGGAGGATTCAAAGATAGGAACTACAGTGGCTCTGATTAGTGTCAGTGATTTAGACTCTGGAATCAATGGTAAAGTAATTTGCACAATCAAAGAAGAAGTGCCTTTTACTTTATCTCCATCATTACAAGAAAACATGTACGCTGTTGTAACCAGGTCACAGTTGGACAGGGAAATTGTTTCCCAATTTGATGTGACAATTATTGCGAAAGACACAGGTGATCCGTTATTTTCAACTGAAAAGACCATAAGCGTCGTAGTATCAGATGTAAATGACAACAGTCCAGAGTTTTCATCAAGCCCCTATGTATTTTATATAACCGAGAACAACAGCCCCGGAGCATCAGTATTTTCAGTAAAAGCCTCTGATCGTGATGAAAGTGATAACGCTCTCATTTCATATCATATTTTCAGAGAAGCAAGTGGAGATGATACATTGATCTCATTTTTAAATATCAATTCTGAAACTGGAGATATTTTGGCGCTAAAAGGTTTTGACTTTGAAACACTGAAAACTTTCCAGTTCCAAGTTGTTGCCACAGATTCTGGAACTCCGTCACTAAGCAGCAACGTCACAGTGAACGTGTTCATTCTGGATCAGAACGACAACGCTCCAGTCATCCTGTATCCAGTCAGCTCTAACGGTTCTGCTGAAGGTGTGGAGGAGATTCCCCGCAATGTGAACGCAGGACACTTGGTGACTAAAGTCAGAGCCTATGACGCTGATATAGGATATAACGGCTGGTTactgttttcactgcaggaaGTTACTGACCACAGTCTCTTTGGTTTGGACCGCTATACAGGACAGATCAGAACACTTCGCTCATTCACAGAGACAGACGAGGCTGAGCATAAACTGGTCATACTGGTGAAAGACAATGGGAACGTTTCACTCTCAGCAACAGCTACTGTGCTTGTCAAAGTTGTGGAGCCCAAAGAGGCTTTTGCTGCTTCTGATGTTAAAAGTGCAACAAAGAATGAGGAGGAGaataatgtgactttttaccTGATGATAACGTTGGGCTCagtttcaacactttttctcaTCAGTATCATCGTGCTGATTGCAATGCAGTGCTCCAAAACCACAGACTATACTTCTAAATATCTACAAGAGACTAATTATGATGGGACACTGTGTCACAGCATCCAGTACAGATCTGGAGACAAACGGTACATGCTAGTAGGACCCAGAATGAGTATAGGATCTACTATAGTCCCGGGCAGCCATGCAAATACACTAGTGCTGCCTGACAGGAGAGGGGCATCTGGAGAGGTAAGATCAACAGTTTGA
- the LOC144524944 gene encoding protocadherin alpha-8-like, which translates to MEQKGRGTSRAQWRWIAFIVSVILMWSRASAQLRYSIAEEVEEGTVVGNIAKDLGLEKNTLKERECRIVEGSTESFFHVNQNDGLLYVDRIIDREKVCERSSVCLINLKTVLENPLEIHYVTVEVLDVNDHSPTFSTKESRLEISESVLPGLRLQLQAAHDPDVGQFSIQEYKLGPSDHFRLEVKDRGKDGKIPVLVLLKTLDRETKANHKLLLTAIDGGKPSKSGRAEITVDVLDVNDNMPVFNEDTYSVRLDENAPIGTTIIKVNASDLDKGSNGEIMYSLGKNVNSRIRELFRVDPTTGEIIVQDLIDFELEESYEIDIQASDKGSAPLRTDKSVLVNIVDMNDNAPHIEVTSFSRTIPEDARLGTTVALISVLDKDSGLNGKLICSFSKDVPFIISPSTQDNMYSIVTKSPLDREKQSIYDVTIVAKDAGVPSLSSEKGISIVVSDVNDNSPEFLASPYTYYVMENNSPGASVFSVRASDHDEGDNSRILYHILRAGKENNKLQSFSLNINSETGDIMALKSFDFETLKTFQFQVVATDSGTPSLSSNVTVNVFILDQNDNAPVILYPVSSNGSAEGVEEIPRNVNAGHLVTKVRAYDADIGYNGWLLFSLQEVTDHSLFGLDRYTGQIRTLRSFTETDEAEHKLVILVKDNGNVSLSATATVLVKVVEPKEAFAASDVKSATKNEEENNVTFYLIITLGSVSTLFLISIIVLIAMQCSKTTDYTSKYLQETNYDGTLCHSIQYRSGDKRYMLVGPRMSIGSTIVPGSHANTLVLPDRRGTSGEFASHCVFNAFCTMY; encoded by the exons ATGGAGCAGAAAGGACGGGGAACATCGAGAGCGCAATGGCGGTGGATCGCTTTCATTGTTTCAGTAATTTTGATGTGGAGCAGAGCTTCGGCGCAGTTAAGATATTCCATCGCTGAGGAAGTTGAAGAAGGAACTGTTGTTGGGAATATAGCGAAGGATTTGGGATTGGAGAAGAACAcattgaaagagagagaatgccGCATTGTTGAGGGTTCAACAGAGTCATTTTTTCATGTAAACCAGAACGACGGGTTATTGTATGTTGACCGAATAATTGACAGGGAGAAGGTTTGTGAGCGGAGTAGTGTGTGCTTGATCAACTTAAAAACTGTGCTGGAAAACCCTCTAGAAATTCATTATGTGACTGTAGAGGTGCTGGATGTCAACGACCACTCTCCTACCTTTTCAACGAAAGAGTCACGTCTCGAAATTTCAGAGTCAGTTTTACCAGGTTTGCGCCTCCAGCTGCAAGCAGCACACGACCCTGATGTTGGTCAGTTTTCAATCCAGGAGTATAAACTAGGTCCTAGTGATCATTTTCGTTTAGAAGTCAAAGATCGTGGAAAAGATGGAAAGATACCGGTTTTAGTTTTACTGAAGACGCTGGATAGGGAAACAAAGGCAAATCACAAATTGCTTCTTACAGCTATTGATGGAGGGAAACCAAGTAAATCTGGAAGAGCGGAAATTACAGTTGACGTTTTAGACGTCAATGACAATATGCCGGTATTCAACGAAGACACGTACTCTGTACGTTTGGATGAGAATGCTCCCATTGGCACAACAATTATAAAAGTAAATGCTTCTGATTTAGATAAAGGATCTAATGGCGAGATTATGTATTCATTAGGGAAAAATGTGAACAGCAGAATACGTGAACTTTTTCGTGTAGATCCGACTACAGGTGAAATTATTGTTCAAGATCTGATAGACTTTGAATTAGAGGAAAGTTATGAAATTGATATACAGGCGTCTGATAAAGGATCAGCTCCTTTGAGGACAGACAAAAGTGTATTGGTGAATATTGTTGATATGAATGATAACGCCCCTCATATAGAGGTTACATCATTTTCAAGGACAATACCAGAGGATGCAAGACTGGGAACCACTGTGGCATTAATCAGTGTTCTTGATAAAGACTCTGGTCTTAACGGGAAATTGATTTGCTCCTTTAGTAAAGATGTTCCTTTCATAATATCACCttcaacacaagacaacatgtATTCTATAGTCACAAAATCGCCATTGGATAGAGAAAAGCAGTCCATATATGATGTTACAATTGTTGCCAAAGACGCAGGTGTTCCTTCGTTGTCTTCTGAAAAAGGCATTAGTATTGTTGTATCAGACGTGAATGATAACAGTCCCGAGTTTTTAGCCAGCCCTTACACATATTATGTTATGGAGAACAACTCTCCAGGAGCTTCAGTGTTTTCTGTGAGGGCATCAGACCACGACGAGGGTGATAATTCTCGTATTTTATATCATATTTTGAGAGCTGGAAAAGAGAATAACAAACTCCAATCATTCAGTCTTAACATAAATTCTGAAACTGGAGATATTATGGCGCTGAAAAGTTTTGACTTTGAAACACTGAAAACTTTCCAGTTCCAAGTTGTTGCCACAGATTCTGGAACTCCGTCATTAAGCAGCAACGTCACAGTGAACGTGTTCATTCTGGATCAGAACGACAACGCTCCAGTCATCCTGTATCCAGTCAGCTCTAACGGTTCTGCTGAAGGTGTGGAGGAGATTCCCCGCAATGTGAATGCAGGACACTTGGTGACTAAAGTCAGAGCCTATGACGCTGATATAGGATATAACGGCTGGTTactgttttcactgcaggaaGTTACTGACCACAGTCTCTTTGGTTTGGACCGCTATACAGGACAGATCAGAACACTTCGCTCATTCACAGAGACAGACGAGGCTGAGCATAAACTGGTCATACTGGTGAAAGACAATGGGAACGTTTCACTCTCAGCAACAGCTACTGTGCTTGTCAAAGTTGTGGAGCCCAAAGAGGCTTTTGCTGCTTCTGATGTTAAAAGTGCAACAAAGAATGAGGAGGAGaataatgtgactttttaccTGATAATAACTTTGGGCTCagtttcaacactttttctcaTCAGTATCATCGTGCTGATTGCAATGCAGTGCTCCAAAACCACAGACTATACTTCTAAATATCTACAAGAGACTAATTATGATGGGACACTGTGTCACAGCATCCAGTACAGATCTGGAGACAAACGGTACATGCTAGTAGGACCCAGAATGAGTATAGGATCTACTATAGTCCCGGGGAGCCATGCGAATACACTAGTGCTCCCTGACAGGAGAGGGACATCTGGAGAG TTTGCTTCTCATTGTGTCTTCAACGCATTTTGCACGATGTACTGA